The proteins below are encoded in one region of Populus alba chromosome 2, ASM523922v2, whole genome shotgun sequence:
- the LOC118063453 gene encoding NAC domain-containing protein 43 yields the protein MTENMSISVNGQSQVPPGFRFHPTEEELLDYYLRKKVSYEKIDLEVIRDVDLNKLEPWDIQERCKIGTAPQNDWYFFSHKDKKYPAGTRTNRATAAGFWKATGRDKVIYGTGKRVGMRKTLVFYKGRAPHGQKSDWIMHEYRLDDNPTDATVFNVMGEAAQEDGWVVCRIFKKKNLNKTLDRAMSSSPVTEDTRNQTLSSCNDGSLDQMLHYMGSTCKEENGGDNSARYLWPIDTAINHVHHDNRFMELPSLESPNSTSSLNFYQSMITENEGSITNQVSYPLDSGLNNWVALDSLVASQINGQAETSREPACFPNDPTMTYCTPTDLHHDLQFPTLRSSFSFPSNRSYHETQDYNSEIDLWNFSSRSSSDPQWHLSNTRV from the exons ATGACAGAAAACATGAGCATATCTGTGAATGGGCAATCTCAGGTCCCTCCTGGCTTTCGATTTCACCCCACAGAAGAAGAGCTCTTGGATTACTACTTGAGGAAGAAGGTCTCGTATGAGAAGATTGACTTAGAAGTGATCCGAGATGTTGATCTTAATAAGCTCGAACCATGGGATATACAGG AGAGATGCAAAATAGGAACCGCCCCCCAAAACGATTGGTACTTCTTTAGCCACAAGGACAAGAAATATCCTGCCGGTACGCGCACCAATCGAGCCACCGCTGCCGGATTTTGGAAGGCTACTGGCCGTGACAAGGTGATATACGGCACCGGCAAGCGGGTTGGAATGAGGAAGACGCTTGTGTTCTACAAAGGCCGAGCACCACATGGACAAAAATCCGATTGGATTATGCATGAATATAGGCTGGACGATAATCCCACTGATGCCACT GTCTTCAATGTTATGGGAGAGGCAGCACAGGAAGATGGCTGGGTGGTTTGCCGTatcttcaagaagaaaaatctcAACAAAACCCTAGACAGAGCTATGAGTTCATCGCCCGTCACTGAAGATACCAGGAACCAGACGTTAAGTTCTTGCAATGATGGCTCTCTAGATCAAATGCTTCATTACATGGGAAGTACTTGCAaagaagaaaatggaggagataacAGTGCTAGATATCTTTGGCCTATTGACACTGCAATCAACCATGTCCACCATGATAATAGATTCATGGAACTTCCAAGCTTAGAGAGTCCAAACTCTACCAGTAGCCTAAACTTTTACCAATCCATGATCACAGAAAATGAAGGTTCAATAACTAACCAGGTGAGTTACCCCTTAGACTCTGGCCTTAACAACTGGGTTGCCCTTGATAGTCTAGTGGCTTCTCAAATCAATGGCCAGGCCGAAACCTCTAGGGAACCAGCGTGCTTCCCCAATGACCCCACCATGACTTATTGTACCCCTACTGATCTTCATCATGATCTCCAATTCCCAACCCTACGATCATCATTTTCGTTTCCATCAAACAGATCTTACCATGAAACTCAAGATTATAACAGTGAAATCGACCTCTGGAATTTTTCCAGTAGATCATCGTCCGACCCACAATGGCACTTGTCAAACACAAGAGTATAG